In Anaerobacillus isosaccharinicus, one genomic interval encodes:
- the ltrA gene encoding group II intron reverse transcriptase/maturase yields the protein MQTLRYWDYYGMTETFTDLFERSKKQEIFHSLYDTITSKENILLAYRSIKSNKGSKTPGTDGKTINDIKKLSDEELVTLIQDKLKNYRPKKVRRKLIQKDNGKWRPLGIPCIFDRVIQQCFKQVLEPIAEAQFYKHSYGFRPLRSTHHAMARVQFLVNQASLHFVVDIDIKGFFDNINHTLLIKQLWNLGIRDRKVLACIFKMLKAEIDGEGSPTKGSPQGGLLSPLLSNVVLNDLDQWVSKQWEFFPLDRPFKTREGELLAKKRTNLKEGYLVRYCDDFKILCRDWKTAQKWYHAVKSYLKHRLKLDISPEKSQIINLRKRSSEFLGFTIRANRKRNKRVAHTGIKDSKKQKIIAEAKKRILKLQASPTAQNALLFNSFVLGIHNYFNRATHVNNEFSRLAYKLHYFMYNRLKSVGKYEHPANPPPTYKKFYRLGYRTFKVAKVYLYPIADVRTKNSMNFSQGLTPFTEEGRKLIQKKLRVDIQQEISLLMQSNLPTRSVEYMDNRISRYSMKLGKCEITGIFLTATNVHCHHFIPLHLGGNDSFNNLRILHKEVHKLIHIKDIKTINTLITILGLTKTMINKINQYRKECSMDQIL from the coding sequence GTGCAAACTCTACGATATTGGGATTACTATGGCATGACTGAAACCTTTACAGATTTATTTGAAAGATCAAAGAAACAAGAAATTTTCCACTCCTTATATGACACAATTACGTCCAAGGAAAATATTTTGTTGGCTTATCGCTCAATAAAATCTAATAAAGGGTCGAAGACACCAGGAACTGATGGTAAAACTATCAACGATATCAAAAAACTATCAGATGAAGAACTAGTAACGTTAATCCAAGACAAGCTAAAAAATTATCGTCCAAAGAAAGTTAGGCGAAAATTAATTCAGAAGGATAATGGGAAATGGAGACCTCTTGGTATACCCTGTATTTTTGATCGAGTTATACAACAATGCTTCAAGCAGGTACTTGAACCCATTGCCGAAGCACAATTTTATAAACATAGCTACGGTTTCAGACCTTTACGGTCTACACACCATGCTATGGCAAGAGTACAATTCTTAGTTAATCAAGCCTCACTACACTTCGTAGTAGATATTGATATTAAAGGCTTCTTTGACAACATCAATCATACTTTACTTATAAAACAATTGTGGAACTTGGGAATAAGGGATAGAAAAGTGCTAGCATGCATTTTTAAAATGTTAAAAGCGGAAATTGACGGAGAAGGATCACCAACAAAGGGTTCTCCTCAGGGCGGACTGTTATCGCCCCTACTTTCTAACGTGGTACTCAATGATTTAGATCAATGGGTTTCTAAACAATGGGAATTTTTCCCCTTAGACAGACCTTTTAAAACAAGAGAAGGCGAACTCCTGGCTAAAAAGCGAACCAATCTGAAAGAGGGTTATCTTGTACGCTACTGTGACGATTTCAAAATACTTTGTCGAGATTGGAAGACTGCGCAAAAGTGGTATCATGCAGTAAAATCCTATCTGAAACATCGTCTTAAACTTGATATTTCACCTGAGAAATCACAGATCATCAATCTGCGAAAAAGAAGTTCTGAATTTTTAGGGTTTACTATTCGTGCGAATAGAAAAAGGAATAAGAGAGTTGCACACACAGGTATAAAGGATAGTAAAAAGCAGAAAATCATTGCTGAAGCCAAAAAACGCATTCTAAAATTACAAGCTTCACCGACTGCACAAAATGCCCTACTCTTTAATAGCTTCGTTCTAGGAATTCACAACTACTTCAATCGAGCAACACATGTAAACAATGAGTTCTCGCGTCTTGCCTACAAACTGCATTACTTTATGTATAATCGTCTTAAATCTGTCGGGAAGTATGAACATCCAGCCAATCCACCACCAACCTACAAAAAGTTTTACAGATTAGGTTATAGGACATTTAAGGTAGCTAAAGTTTATCTTTACCCAATCGCTGATGTAAGAACAAAAAACAGCATGAACTTCAGTCAAGGACTTACGCCCTTCACCGAAGAGGGAAGGAAACTCATACAAAAGAAACTTAGAGTTGACATACAACAAGAAATTTCTTTGTTAATGCAATCTAATCTCCCGACACGAAGTGTCGAATATATGGATAACAGGATTAGTCGGTACAGCATGAAACTTGGGAAGTGCGAAATCACAGGAATTTTCCTAACCGCTACTAATGTGCACTGTCACCACTTTATCCCGTTACATCTCGGTGGGAATGACAGTTTCAACAACCTTCGAATTCTCCACAAAGAAGTACATAAGCTAATTCATATAAAAGACATCAAGACGATTAACACACTCATAACCATACTTGGTCTAACCAAGACAATGATAAATAAGATCAACCAATACCGTAAGGAATGTAGCATGGATCAAATCTTATAA
- a CDS encoding tyrosine-type recombinase/integrase: MSKKNVVFNSILGDLIYGFIEEKKAVGYNYTKGSSLLRQFDTLANKERLAELKLPKELVLLWTEKRPNETASTRNGRISIVRGLAKYMVRLGHEAYIFPPAAIVIYRYSYIPYIFTEIELKGIFTVCDSLNVSSVSPNRHLILSLLLRILYGCGLRISEALNLTLCDVDLDQGSLFIRDTKFGKERIVPMAETLTERCRLFIDKIHQFNADDTFLFASPYGGRYKESTIYKLFRDILWKAGISHSGRGPRLHDIRHSYSVHCLKKWVLNGEDLTSLLPYLSTFLGHVDLRGTQHYLRLTGDLYPNILATVERNSSSIIPEVLFDEAD; encoded by the coding sequence ATGAGTAAGAAAAACGTTGTTTTTAACAGTATTCTCGGTGATCTAATTTACGGGTTTATTGAGGAAAAGAAGGCTGTTGGTTATAACTACACAAAAGGTTCGTCTCTATTAAGGCAATTTGACACTTTAGCTAACAAGGAACGATTAGCGGAATTAAAACTTCCAAAAGAACTAGTATTACTTTGGACAGAAAAAAGGCCCAATGAGACTGCCAGTACTAGAAATGGAAGGATCTCAATAGTGCGTGGTCTCGCAAAATATATGGTTCGTCTTGGGCACGAGGCATATATTTTTCCACCAGCGGCCATAGTAATTTACAGATATTCCTATATCCCATATATATTTACGGAAATAGAACTAAAAGGTATTTTTACTGTATGCGACAGTTTGAACGTATCCTCTGTATCACCCAACAGACATTTGATACTCTCCCTTTTGCTTCGTATATTATATGGGTGTGGCCTTCGGATTTCAGAAGCACTAAATTTAACACTTTGTGATGTCGACTTGGATCAAGGATCTTTATTTATTAGAGATACAAAATTCGGAAAAGAACGGATTGTACCGATGGCTGAAACCCTAACAGAACGTTGCCGTCTGTTTATTGATAAAATCCATCAATTTAACGCTGATGATACATTTTTATTTGCATCACCGTATGGCGGACGTTATAAGGAAAGCACGATATACAAACTGTTTAGAGATATCCTTTGGAAAGCCGGAATTTCCCATAGCGGGAGAGGTCCAAGATTGCATGATATACGTCATTCATATTCTGTCCATTGTTTAAAGAAATGGGTTTTAAATGGCGAAGATCTCACAAGCCTTCTGCCTTATCTATCGACATTTTTGGGACATGTTGACTTAAGGGGAACACAGCATTATTTAAGGCTTACTGGAGATTTATATCCAAATATTTTAGCTACTGTGGAACGGAACTCTTCATCTATAATACCGGAGGTATTGTTTGATGAAGCAGACTAA
- a CDS encoding GNAT family N-acetyltransferase: protein MGAIKPRHYKMKNGETILLRTAFVHDAENLLNFNKEIIKEAPYLLTTEEEFTLTLEQENQFLKQMIDDSGKLAIIAEYQNEIIGFLDFHSGFKQRIKHQGSFGMSVSNQFRSQGVGIALLTTLLDWGKEHPIIEKICLEVFSDNESAISLYKKFGFVEEGKRVKAIKISNENYYDLIEMAFFTK, encoded by the coding sequence ATGGGAGCTATTAAACCACGACACTACAAGATGAAAAATGGTGAAACTATTTTATTAAGAACCGCATTTGTACATGATGCAGAAAACCTATTAAATTTTAATAAAGAAATTATAAAGGAAGCTCCTTATTTATTAACAACAGAAGAAGAATTCACATTAACTCTAGAGCAGGAGAACCAATTTTTAAAACAGATGATAGATGACAGTGGTAAATTAGCCATAATCGCTGAATATCAAAATGAGATTATTGGGTTTTTGGACTTTCACAGTGGCTTTAAACAACGAATAAAACACCAAGGTTCTTTTGGTATGAGTGTAAGTAATCAATTCAGAAGTCAAGGGGTTGGAATAGCTCTACTAACCACTTTATTGGATTGGGGAAAGGAACATCCTATAATTGAAAAAATTTGTCTCGAAGTATTTTCAGATAATGAAAGTGCCATTTCGTTATACAAAAAGTTCGGGTTTGTTGAAGAAGGAAAAAGAGTAAAAGCAATAAAAATTAGCAATGAAAACTACTATGACTTAATTGAAATGGCTTTTTTTACGAAATAG
- a CDS encoding ATP-binding protein has protein sequence MSQKKSVWSEKVIEFSMELKLPSVRKYLDEHVKEAVQKDASYEEFLALLLQRESDTRHEAAQYNRIRRAEFPYKKHLEDLRVEELPPDAQKKYKILKTLDFIKEGKNIILAGSPGTGNYRKFLFMARNKCIFPI, from the coding sequence ATGAGTCAGAAAAAATCGGTGTGGTCCGAAAAAGTTATTGAATTTAGTATGGAATTGAAGTTACCTTCGGTACGTAAGTACCTTGATGAGCACGTAAAAGAGGCCGTTCAAAAGGATGCGAGTTACGAAGAATTTTTGGCGCTTTTACTACAGAGAGAATCCGACACACGGCATGAAGCAGCTCAATATAATCGAATTCGCCGTGCAGAGTTTCCGTATAAGAAGCACCTTGAAGACTTACGAGTAGAAGAACTTCCTCCAGATGCACAAAAAAAATACAAGATTTTAAAAACACTAGATTTTATTAAAGAAGGTAAAAATATTATTCTAGCAGGTAGCCCAGGAACCGGAAATTATCGCAAGTTTTTGTTTATGGCAAGAAATAAGTGTATATTTCCTATTTAA
- the istA gene encoding IS21 family transposase, which translates to MIHYRKILELHDEGISLRGIAASTGHSRQKITEVISLAEKKGLDCPLEEEMTDKWIEEFLFPEKSLEASGRKPLNFDYIHEELAKPNVTLSLLHHEYEAECRASQKIPYSYRSFLRHYSRYADKYKATLRIRRKPGEIMEVDWAGSTSFIIDRDTGEKVKAYIFVATLPCSQFSYAEASLSMDSQSWINAHNSAYKYFGGSTQIVVPDNLKTSVTKHTTRELILNPTYREMAEYYNTVVMPARVRTPKDKASVEGSVGVISTWIIAALRNTHCFSIDELNEEVWKKLDEFNRRPFTRKKGSRLSAFEEEEKFALSPLPIAHFKMSEWKKTKVRPDYHLSIESMFYSVPYEYINREVEVKLSDNLVEIFFNHMRVASHKRLYGKFGQSSTLRDHMPDNHKLYVDQTPETAIEWAESIGASTLSVIRYLLDTSQNEKQALQSIFSLKKSERNYTKYEIERACKMVVSMTKRPTVKSIQTILKNNKKSDAEQELKRQTDISKNNYGFTRGASYYGGTDK; encoded by the coding sequence ATGATTCATTATCGAAAGATATTGGAATTGCACGATGAGGGGATCAGTCTTAGGGGCATTGCCGCCAGTACAGGTCACTCTCGCCAAAAAATAACAGAGGTTATTTCCCTAGCCGAAAAGAAAGGATTAGATTGTCCATTAGAGGAAGAAATGACGGATAAGTGGATTGAGGAATTTCTTTTTCCAGAGAAGAGCTTGGAGGCTTCTGGTCGAAAACCATTGAACTTTGACTATATTCATGAAGAGTTGGCCAAACCTAATGTGACACTTTCGCTTCTGCATCATGAGTATGAAGCTGAATGTCGAGCCAGTCAAAAAATACCGTACTCATACCGTAGTTTTTTGCGGCACTATAGCAGGTACGCTGACAAGTACAAAGCTACATTGCGTATTCGCAGAAAACCAGGTGAAATAATGGAAGTTGACTGGGCAGGTTCCACATCTTTTATCATTGATAGAGATACTGGGGAGAAGGTTAAAGCCTATATTTTCGTTGCGACTTTGCCTTGTAGTCAATTCTCTTATGCGGAAGCAAGCTTATCAATGGATTCACAGTCATGGATTAATGCTCACAATAGTGCGTATAAGTATTTTGGAGGATCTACACAAATTGTTGTACCGGATAACCTAAAAACGAGTGTAACAAAACATACCACACGTGAATTGATTTTGAATCCTACCTACAGAGAAATGGCAGAATACTATAATACAGTCGTTATGCCTGCACGTGTTCGTACTCCGAAAGATAAAGCAAGTGTTGAAGGTTCCGTTGGTGTTATCTCTACATGGATTATAGCAGCATTAAGAAATACACATTGCTTTAGTATTGATGAATTGAACGAGGAAGTTTGGAAGAAATTAGATGAATTCAATCGCCGTCCCTTTACTCGAAAAAAAGGCTCTCGATTGTCAGCATTTGAAGAAGAGGAGAAATTTGCGCTTTCTCCTCTTCCAATCGCACATTTTAAAATGTCTGAATGGAAAAAAACAAAAGTACGCCCTGACTATCATCTTTCTATCGAGAGCATGTTTTATTCTGTGCCGTACGAATATATTAATCGAGAAGTCGAGGTGAAACTTTCCGATAACCTCGTTGAAATCTTTTTTAATCATATGCGTGTGGCATCACATAAACGACTATACGGGAAGTTTGGACAATCTTCCACCCTTCGTGACCACATGCCTGATAATCATAAGTTATACGTGGATCAAACGCCAGAAACTGCAATAGAATGGGCTGAAAGTATTGGTGCATCAACCTTAAGCGTTATTCGCTATCTTTTAGATACTTCGCAAAATGAAAAACAAGCGTTACAGTCTATATTTTCTTTGAAAAAGTCTGAGCGTAATTACACAAAATATGAGATTGAGCGTGCTTGCAAAATGGTAGTTTCTATGACTAAAAGACCTACGGTCAAAAGTATTCAAACGATCTTAAAGAACAACAAAAAAAGTGATGCCGAACAAGAATTGAAACGTCAAACAGATATTAGCAAAAATAATTATGGCTTCACACGTGGAGCTTCTTACTATGGAGGAACGGATAAATGA
- the istA gene encoding IS21 family transposase, protein MIDLINKQEILLMYFREGKSQRSIAREVGVDRKTVSSYIKDYESKLEKLIEQHGSVEKGELIQSIVEKPKYQCLNRTKRVLTEEIEERIHYFLRENELKRQRGLHKQTKKIIDIHEALDQEGHNVSYTTVRNKVNEIARKAKEAYIKGSYNPGGVCEFDWGEVKVVINGKRRTLQLAVFTSAFGNYRMAYLFTKQKTECFQEAHALFFDHVGGVFQSMVYDNMKVAVKKFVGTEKEPTEALLKLSIYYMFQFRFCNVQSGNEKGHVERSVEVIRRKAFAFRDTFETLEEANQYLLEVCHKLNRKQVKQKENKTAEELLNIEKKSLLPIRPTFDAARINHLRVDKYSTVMIDQSRYSVPDHLVGEMVKVKVYSTKIQCFYQEENVAEHHRLTGCHEWSLQLEHYVRTLKKKPGALADSAALQQATKKIKNIYDNYYTNNPRDFVDLIQFIKDGTNLDQIEQSINELRKINTLHVTTDKIKVLCEKKQELLHHLPLLSKESLDIQHYAEENLRKYDELFQTQRIGNKEAIA, encoded by the coding sequence GTGATTGATTTGATTAACAAGCAAGAAATTTTACTCATGTATTTTAGGGAGGGGAAATCACAAAGATCTATAGCTAGAGAGGTTGGAGTCGATAGGAAGACTGTCAGTAGTTATATTAAAGATTACGAAAGTAAACTAGAGAAATTGATTGAACAACATGGTTCAGTAGAAAAGGGGGAACTTATTCAAAGTATAGTAGAGAAACCTAAATACCAATGTCTTAACCGAACGAAAAGAGTGTTAACCGAAGAAATTGAAGAAAGAATTCACTATTTTCTACGAGAAAATGAATTGAAACGCCAAAGGGGGTTACATAAACAAACCAAAAAGATTATTGATATTCATGAAGCGTTGGATCAAGAAGGCCATAACGTTAGTTATACTACTGTAAGAAATAAGGTTAATGAAATAGCAAGAAAGGCAAAAGAAGCTTATATCAAAGGTTCATACAATCCAGGTGGTGTATGTGAATTCGACTGGGGAGAAGTAAAGGTTGTTATAAATGGTAAACGAAGAACCTTACAGTTGGCAGTATTTACTTCAGCTTTTGGAAATTATCGTATGGCCTATTTATTTACAAAGCAAAAAACAGAATGCTTTCAAGAAGCACATGCTTTATTTTTTGATCATGTTGGCGGAGTGTTTCAATCGATGGTTTATGACAATATGAAAGTAGCTGTAAAGAAGTTTGTAGGAACTGAGAAAGAACCAACAGAAGCTTTATTAAAACTATCAATCTATTATATGTTTCAATTTCGCTTCTGTAATGTTCAAAGCGGGAATGAAAAAGGACACGTGGAACGGAGTGTTGAAGTAATCCGCCGGAAAGCTTTCGCTTTTAGAGATACATTCGAAACTCTAGAGGAAGCCAATCAATACTTATTGGAGGTATGCCATAAGCTAAACAGAAAACAAGTAAAGCAAAAGGAAAATAAAACGGCTGAGGAACTATTGAACATTGAAAAGAAAAGCCTTTTACCAATACGCCCTACATTTGACGCGGCAAGAATTAATCATTTACGTGTAGATAAATATTCAACGGTTATGATAGATCAAAGCCGTTATTCAGTACCGGATCACCTAGTTGGAGAAATGGTTAAAGTAAAAGTTTATTCTACAAAAATTCAATGCTTCTATCAGGAGGAGAATGTGGCAGAGCACCACCGGTTGACTGGGTGTCATGAGTGGAGCCTTCAGCTTGAACATTATGTAAGAACATTAAAGAAAAAGCCTGGTGCATTAGCTGATAGCGCAGCATTACAACAGGCAACTAAAAAAATTAAAAACATTTATGATAATTATTATACCAATAATCCCAGAGATTTTGTAGATCTAATTCAATTCATTAAAGATGGAACAAACCTTGACCAGATCGAACAAAGTATAAATGAGTTAAGAAAGATAAATACTCTGCACGTGACTACAGATAAGATTAAAGTCCTTTGTGAGAAGAAGCAGGAACTACTACACCATTTGCCTCTCTTATCTAAGGAAAGTCTGGACATACAGCATTATGCCGAAGAAAATTTACGAAAATATGATGAACTATTTCAAACACAAAGGATTGGAAATAAGGAGGCAATTGCATGA
- a CDS encoding type II toxin-antitoxin system PemK/MazF family toxin → MHNITRGAVYMCNFGNKDGNVIGGFRPGLIVSSQVANRFSPVVLVVPISSKKPKHKLPAHIEIDRDDFSTGKIKNVSIVHCEQILSVNKSEIHSKVGKLNDLKIRQIEEALLLQLSIKM, encoded by the coding sequence ATGCATAATATCACAAGAGGCGCTGTTTATATGTGTAACTTTGGAAATAAGGATGGGAATGTCATAGGTGGTTTCAGACCTGGATTAATTGTATCATCCCAAGTTGCCAATAGATTTTCTCCGGTAGTACTTGTTGTACCAATCTCATCGAAAAAACCTAAACATAAACTACCCGCTCATATTGAAATTGATAGAGATGACTTTAGTACCGGCAAAATTAAAAATGTATCAATTGTGCATTGTGAACAAATTCTTTCTGTTAATAAAAGCGAAATACATAGTAAAGTCGGTAAATTAAACGATTTAAAAATAAGACAAATAGAAGAAGCGCTACTGCTGCAACTATCCATTAAAATGTAG
- a CDS encoding HIT family protein — protein MEDCIFCSIISKTDDAYIVYENEYVCCFFDKYPINKGHILVVPKKHYQEFREVDQESLSNIILASQQVATALEELLSIDGITIMQNNGIFKDVEHYHMHIIPRFKNDGFSWIEPEIKVPKEDFISLSAKLSKILNKSH, from the coding sequence ATGGAGGATTGTATCTTTTGTAGCATTATCTCTAAAACCGATGATGCTTATATAGTTTATGAGAATGAATATGTTTGTTGTTTTTTTGACAAATACCCTATTAACAAGGGACACATCCTTGTTGTTCCTAAGAAACATTACCAAGAGTTTCGAGAAGTTGACCAAGAAAGTTTGAGCAATATTATCCTCGCATCTCAACAAGTAGCGACTGCTCTTGAAGAGTTATTAAGCATAGATGGAATTACGATAATGCAAAACAACGGAATCTTCAAGGATGTTGAGCATTATCATATGCATATTATTCCTCGTTTTAAAAATGATGGCTTTTCTTGGATAGAGCCTGAGATTAAAGTTCCCAAAGAAGATTTTATTTCTTTAAGTGCTAAACTAAGCAAAATTCTTAATAAAAGCCATTGA
- a CDS encoding site-specific integrase, producing the protein METKLTIEELVSKVLSELERLNYAYNTLCGFRAFYKRVVAYANAKGELHFSEEFGREFLKEKYNCTVNYYKEAMPKGLKNPIRRIRILGDYQLHGVIIRRMVKKPGYVKPPQFEKELIAYEVECENNEYSKRGLRTRMQRLFFFIDYLNNRKVQSSNSITAAIISDYVITIYPHHEKSISSILTTLRVYLRFLYLNEYTAEDMSLKVPKQTKYYYPSVPSVWNKEDVKRMLEGIDRGNPTGKRDYAILLLVSKLGIRVGDIKSLRLSELKWQSKTIEIKQSKTKNTVTYPILHDIGWALIDYLKNARPSSNSPFVFLRMNAPYEEFGKDANLHNIITKYTRLSGITIPKGKRQGLHSLRHTLASTLLEQGTPLPVISEILGHLTSKSTSIYLQTGIEGLRKCAIDPEGVFENE; encoded by the coding sequence ATGGAAACAAAATTAACCATTGAGGAACTAGTTAGTAAAGTATTATCAGAGCTCGAAAGGCTAAATTATGCCTACAATACTCTTTGTGGATTTCGGGCTTTTTACAAGAGAGTGGTTGCCTATGCAAATGCAAAAGGTGAGCTCCATTTTTCGGAAGAGTTTGGAAGGGAATTTTTAAAAGAAAAGTATAACTGCACAGTCAATTATTATAAGGAAGCAATGCCTAAAGGACTAAAAAACCCTATTAGAAGAATAAGGATTTTGGGTGATTATCAACTCCATGGTGTGATCATCCGAAGGATGGTAAAAAAACCAGGGTATGTAAAGCCACCACAGTTTGAAAAAGAACTCATTGCCTATGAAGTCGAATGCGAAAATAACGAGTATTCTAAAAGAGGCTTACGTACGCGTATGCAACGGTTGTTCTTTTTTATAGATTATCTTAACAACCGGAAAGTTCAGAGCTCAAACAGTATTACTGCGGCGATAATATCTGATTATGTAATAACAATTTATCCACACCATGAAAAAAGTATTTCATCCATATTAACAACACTTAGAGTTTATTTAAGGTTTCTCTATTTGAATGAATATACTGCTGAAGATATGTCCTTAAAAGTTCCAAAACAGACCAAATATTATTATCCATCAGTCCCTTCTGTCTGGAATAAAGAGGATGTCAAACGTATGCTAGAAGGTATTGATAGAGGAAACCCAACTGGAAAGAGGGACTATGCTATCCTTCTTCTTGTTTCCAAGCTAGGTATAAGAGTTGGAGATATCAAATCCCTTAGATTATCGGAATTAAAGTGGCAGTCAAAAACCATTGAAATAAAACAGAGTAAAACGAAAAATACAGTAACGTATCCAATTCTGCATGATATAGGCTGGGCATTGATTGACTATCTTAAAAATGCTCGCCCCAGTAGTAATTCTCCTTTTGTATTTTTGCGAATGAATGCCCCTTATGAGGAATTTGGTAAAGATGCTAATCTTCATAATATTATTACGAAATATACTAGACTTTCTGGTATTACTATTCCAAAAGGAAAAAGGCAAGGTTTACATTCGCTTAGGCATACTCTTGCGAGTACTTTACTGGAACAGGGAACACCATTACCCGTAATCTCTGAAATTCTTGGACATTTAACTTCTAAGTCTACAAGTATCTACCTTCAAACAGGGATTGAAGGATTAAGAAAATGTGCAATTGATCCAGAGGGGGTATTTGAAAATGAGTAA
- the istB gene encoding IS21-like element helper ATPase IstB, with translation MMNEQTLTKLHELKLSGMAEAYKEQSTNKEFQKLSFEERFSLLVDLEHSRRKSNKLQRLINTATFLNSNACIEDMEYHEDRRLDKNLILKLASGTYIHDSHNIILKGPTGSGKTFLATAFGVSACRQFYNVKYIRLPELLDELSLAKLAADGSYRKLIKKYTKVDLLILDEWLLTDLSTNEAAILLEITESRHKIASTIFCSQIDPSGWHIKLGNETIAEAILDRIIHDSYQILIDGEVSMRERHGLGS, from the coding sequence ATGATGAATGAGCAGACATTAACCAAACTACACGAATTGAAATTAAGTGGAATGGCGGAAGCCTATAAGGAACAATCAACTAATAAAGAGTTTCAAAAGTTGAGTTTCGAAGAACGCTTTAGTTTACTTGTCGATTTAGAACATTCCCGTCGTAAGAGTAATAAGCTTCAACGCTTGATCAATACAGCCACTTTTTTAAACTCAAATGCTTGTATCGAAGATATGGAATATCACGAAGACCGAAGATTAGATAAAAATTTGATATTAAAACTGGCCAGCGGTACCTATATCCATGACAGTCACAATATCATATTGAAAGGACCTACTGGTTCGGGAAAAACATTTTTAGCAACTGCCTTTGGAGTATCTGCTTGTCGACAATTCTATAATGTTAAATACATTCGCTTACCGGAATTATTAGATGAACTGTCTCTCGCAAAATTAGCTGCAGATGGAAGCTATCGAAAATTGATTAAAAAGTATACGAAAGTAGATCTACTCATCCTTGATGAATGGTTACTAACAGATTTATCAACGAATGAAGCAGCAATTCTATTAGAAATCACAGAATCTCGTCATAAGATAGCTTCGACTATTTTCTGTTCACAAATTGACCCTAGTGGTTGGCATATAAAATTGGGGAATGAAACAATTGCGGAGGCTATTCTAGATCGTATTATCCATGATTCATATCAAATTCTAATAGACGGAGAAGTATCTATGCGTGAGCGTCATGGATTAGGTAGCTAA
- a CDS encoding tyrosine-type recombinase/integrase, which yields MKQTNFARTLTRFLSDYLPSQRNVSTNTIKSYRDTFKQILTFCDLELKIKPEFLNFEILKVETIKAFLNWLEKTRMVGVNTRNQRLAAIHSFFRYTQSEHPEIMFECQKVLGIPFKKREKKSVQFLSQESLKFILEQPDTSKIRGRRDLTIMATLYDTGARVQELIDLKIQDVRLSKPATITLTGKGNKRRSVPIMERTRNIIESYLKENRLLDNGKQGHPLFYNSNKKPFTRPGITYILEKYLNLAKKSHPEVLYCDNLHPHLVRHTKAMHLLEAGVNLIYIRDLLGHVNVSTTEVYLRANTETKRKVLEAAYMEVVTQDIPVWDEDKDLLNWLRNFCR from the coding sequence ATGAAGCAGACTAATTTTGCTAGAACGCTCACTCGATTTTTATCAGACTATCTTCCGAGTCAACGTAATGTGAGTACTAATACAATAAAGTCCTATCGTGATACGTTTAAACAAATACTTACGTTTTGTGATTTGGAATTAAAAATTAAACCTGAATTTCTTAATTTTGAAATTTTAAAAGTAGAAACAATAAAAGCTTTTCTTAATTGGCTTGAAAAAACAAGAATGGTTGGCGTAAACACCCGTAACCAGAGGCTAGCAGCTATCCATAGCTTTTTCCGTTATACCCAGTCTGAACATCCTGAAATTATGTTTGAGTGTCAAAAAGTATTGGGAATTCCCTTTAAAAAGAGAGAAAAAAAGTCGGTTCAATTTCTTTCTCAGGAATCCCTGAAGTTTATATTGGAACAACCAGATACTAGCAAAATAAGAGGGCGCCGTGATTTAACGATAATGGCAACTCTTTATGATACTGGAGCACGTGTACAAGAATTAATTGATTTGAAAATTCAGGACGTAAGACTTTCGAAACCAGCAACAATTACTTTAACAGGTAAAGGTAACAAAAGAAGAAGTGTTCCTATTATGGAAAGAACTCGTAATATTATAGAAAGTTATTTAAAGGAAAATCGACTATTAGATAACGGGAAGCAAGGTCATCCTTTGTTTTATAACAGTAATAAGAAGCCGTTCACAAGACCAGGTATAACATATATTTTAGAAAAGTATTTAAACCTGGCTAAGAAATCTCATCCAGAAGTTTTATACTGTGATAATCTTCATCCTCATTTAGTTAGGCATACGAAAGCAATGCATTTACTAGAGGCAGGAGTAAACTTGATTTATATAAGAGATTTATTGGGACATGTAAATGTCAGTACAACGGAAGTTTATTTAAGGGCAAATACAGAAACGAAAAGAAAAGTATTAGAAGCTGCGTATATGGAGGTTGTTACACAGGATATTCCTGTTTGGGATGAGGATAAGGATCTATTGAATTGGCTACGGAATTTTTGTAGATGA